ggcccaagggggtggttcggccactcctaagggccaaaacccataattttttttaattaattaattaattaattatttttgtcatgGGGTGACCGAACTACCCCCCATGATCGGCCTGGCCAAAAtaggggtggtcggccaccccatggtggcacccctcttctttcttttttattttttatttttttatttttttattttatattttatatatatatatatagtgctacatgtcaacctcagcggttgacacgtgtcgaagcgttaaaatttggacggaaaatctaaccgaggtaccaaatgagtttttaccctaaatcaggtaccacctatgatacaaaataaaactgacgtactaaatttaaaaacacgtaaaactcaggtattaatagggtatttaacccttatttttttgataaagtaATGTCATACCCTTGACGATGATTTTGCTTTTGCATCTCTTGAAAGTTGGCACCCATCTTTTCTCTTCATACCTAGCAAATAACTCTCCCTTTCCCAATCTTTAATCAGGAAAAAGTACACAATTGAACACTGCTCAGCTAAGCCATATATGAAATAGCCTATTCCCAACAACATTGAATTAGTTGCATAaattcaaaaccctaataaaggAGGGTTGGGTCTGATCTCCAAGATCGTGAGTCCTCGATGCTACATAGAAATTATACCTTATATGAACAATAAGGAAGGCTAAACAGTAAAACAcataaataagaaagaaagcatTAGGTacttttcaactcttttttagagaaataacaAATGAGGAAGCTCAGGTAATAAGATTAGATAAAAATGTGTCCATAGAGAAAGGCAGGTAGATATCAATTTCAAAGTTCTTAACAAGGTTGATATCCTTGGATGACAACAACTTCAGCAGAGGGCAAAACAGCATAAGAACATCAGCAATAAGCACCACCCTCTTTCAGCGAGATTCTTTAAATTGAATGATTCTATCACATTGTGAACAGATTATGTGTAATGCTCACATACTATTAATCAAAGGCAACTCAAGAAGCATCAACTGACTAAAGAACAAGTGAAAAACTGACGTTAAACAATTTAAAttacagagaataaatttatgCCTTCAGAATGAGGTTGAAAAGTGGTATTCTTTTGGAGCTACATTTGATATCAATTAACAAATGTCgcacaaattaatttttactatgtAGTGTATTAATTTGTCTTCCTATATTAGTAGATTTAGAACAAAAGCATATCCACTCTTTTGTAGTTAAAATATGAGTGTGCCATTGATATTTACTCTTCTTACATAGAGTTCTTTTTGTTGTACATTATATCTACTCACTTTTGTAATGTTTTGCTCTCATGAAACTTGTGTAAGAATTTAAATGTGCTCATGTAAGGATTtagatatttaaattttttgttagaaaataatttttatatatgacATTGAGTTTTTGATGTTAAATATTACGTAGATATATTTATTACTATCCAACACAGGGAATCAATCACGTGACTTCCCAACTAGTATCTCGAATAAAGCTTCAAGCTTAAATAGTCATGAGTACACGAAAGTTTATTTAgctaaatttacaaaataaaacagaaagtAATTGACattgacactcaagaattaaaatctaaaaatgaaacaaagaaaaaagaattgaattaGAAGAACACCATTCAATAACATATGAAATCCTCCTGAGTTTCAAAAGAGATACTTATTTAAGACATTGctcatttttattcaaattttcaaaaacctTACCGTTCTTTTTTATCATCTACACTTATTTCGTTTCTGGAAAACGTAGAATTTAAGTAAATTTTGACTCAATAAACGTAACtgtttcccttaaaaaaaaaaaaataataaaaaataaacgtaAGTGCAGTCTCAGCTTCTAGAGTAATTAGTGCCACTGACCCAACAATTAGATAatgataattataataaaacaaaCACAATTTAAGTCAAATAAGATCAAGACAATTTGCATGATCTTGCACAAAGAGAATAgtctttttccttattcttaAGTTCATATGGTTGAGGAGCACCAAAACCCAACGGcggaggaggtggtggtggagAAACCCGTCATGGAGAAAGAGCCGCTGGTGCCGAAAACGCAGTCGGAGAAGCTAGTTTCAATTGAGAAATAAAGTGGGGATGGAAGAGGgggatttgagtttggatggAACACCAGACTGcctcttctttgttctttgttcaTGGTCGAGAAATATTATtaggataaatgcaaaattagtttatgtagttggcctaaattataaattgctcaatatggtataaaaataattctgaAGTTTTTGGAAtatgccaaaataataatttagtctcGACAatcaaatttcatcaaaacgTCAGCAGCAATAGAACGATGACACgtgaaacttttaataaatatataaaacttaaaaatataattattattatttttttaaaaaaaatatatatattgaaggaGAACAAAAGCTCAGGCTGGGAAAAAAGATGAGAAAGAGACTCTTGGACATTAGAATATATTTTAGACTTTATAGGAGAGAATTTTGCAGTGATGACATTCTGATAATTCCATTAAAAAGAATAGAGGAAACATAttggagccaaaaaaaaaaaaaaaaaatagaagttgaACATTTGCCCGTTTGGGCTTTAGGGCTTCAACCCAGCCCAATGTGCAAACTTCATACAACACACCGCACCTATCAGAATTTCCTACTTAAGGTACTATCTGATATTATTGACTTGTTTAGAACACACGTTTCAGATATTTTGTTCCCCTCCTTCTCGAAACTAAATCCCTTACCCTACGACTCATCTTTGCTTTCTCTAAACGAAGCAACACAGAAAGCCGATGGTGATGGCCAAGGAATTGCCTGAAGACTTGGTGATAAAGATTCTGCTATTGCTTCCGTTCGTCTCTCTCTTGCGATTCAAGAGCGTCTGCAAACACTGGTACGCTCTCATCACAAACCAAAACTTCATAGCAAAACACGTCCTACACAACAAGAACTGCAACACTCAGCTTCTCCTTAAAACGCGCGACAAAGCCAATCACGATTATGTTGTGTCCACGATTTCTCATGAAACACTCCAAGTATCTCTTACACCTCTACCTCCACCGTATTTTGGGGTCAACAAGGAGTTTCATATTGTTGTCGTGGGTTCTTGCAATGGTCTCGTTTGTCTCCACGATTGCCTTGCATTGCATGATGTTATATGGAACCCtgcaacaaaagaaacaaaggtTGTTTCCAAATCAAACTTACCCCGCATTGTCCCCGCTGGCTATCGCACCAGAATTGAAGGTATGGAATTTGGTTTTGATGCCAAAACTAATGACTACAAGATAATCAACTTTATTACTATCTCTGATCCCCGCCTTTACTTCTGTAGCCCTTCTGAAAATGGAGTAATATTCCATGTAGAGGTATACAGCTTAAGAGCCGATACTTGGAGAAAAGTTGATGGGCCCCTGTGTTTTCTTTCGATTCATCATATAAATCCGGGAATATACATCAATGGGATGGCTTCTTGGGTGGCATATGGTAATGGTTGGGAGGAGTCATTTGTTTTGTCATTTGACATGAGCGATGAGTTATTCCTAAAAACACCATTTCCAGATACTTATAGTGATGGTGCGGACAAAATTTTCATGTTGAATGAATTGATTGCCATCCCCTTTATTGATGAACAAGGCTTCAAACTTAGCTATGATATATGGTCGTTGCTTAAAGTTGGTATTAAGGACTCATGGACTAGCCTTTTCACTATTGGACCATTTATACAAATTAACGATTCATTAGGATTTCCatttccattaggattttggAAGAATTACACCATATTCATTGTAAACGGACAACTGGTCTTGTATGACCCCTCTACCAAACAAATTACTAACCTCCAAATTCATCATCATGTAGATAAAGAGCCGATTCAGTTGGTTACTTACATGGAGAGCCTAGTTTCTCTCGAGGGATGAAATGAATTTGAAGAGCAGGACAATTGTTGACAAGGCTTGAGGACCCATCTTTCTATATCTCTTCCAAGTGTGTTTCAAGCAGCATGTGTATGATGAGATAATATTTTCTGCTTATTATTGTCAAATTATGTATTTCTCAAATATTTACATTTAACCCGTTTTTCTTTTGGAGCAATTGTGAGAGATTTTTATGGTTATAGAAGTAATTGTACAAGGGTTCtgcactttatttttattttacttatcatGAGGAATTGTCTTTTCATTGTTCCATATATTTagtatttcttatatatattgatatttcTTTCCATCTACTTCATAGCAATTTACTTGAAGAGGTGTTTTGGTACTTAGGTTTGGTTGATGGGGCCGGTGGacataattgtcaaaattaagcTCTTTGAATAGAGGTcagatttgattaaaaaaaaaaaaatggcagcacaTTTTGGCTTgttggttagttttttttttttttttttaaaaaaaaaacttcccctattttcataaaatctaaTGCCTAAAATTATCCTGGCTTACTAATGATGACATTTATCGAgagttttatattgaaaaattgaaatttcactAAAAAAAGGCTTTtgactacatttttttttttttttttttttttttttttttttttaacttaaaagatttatttatttatttatttattctgtgAACCATATGGAGTAAAAGTTATAAGGGCTATTAATCTTTAAAGTCAGTATATAAGTGTAATAGGTAAAGCAGGTTGCTGTAAAAGGTTGTTCTGCTAGCTGAAATAATAAAAACGTTTTCAGGGTTTGTTCTTAGTCTCCATTCCAATCAATTGGCAAAGTTTCATAACCCCCTTCCCCCAGGTTTAAACATTGTTTTTTACTTTAGGAACTTAGGTGGATTTTGTGGGGTTGCTAAGGAATAGGTAAATGGGATATTATACCCTATTTGCTAACCATTTGACTATAGGATGATTAGAATGTTTGAATATTATGATACTTGTAGGGAAGAAGGTACTTTTATGTCTAGTCATCTATGGTACTTCACACATAGTCAATAGAAGCTAGAAATCAGCAATTTTCTTATGTATActacctgtgtacttaggggcgtcttatacttttttaataaaatatcttacttataaaaaaaaaaaaaaaaaaaaaaaaagaagaagaagaattaagCTAGAAATCAGCAATTGGTTTCAAGTTTGAAAGGCAAAAGTTTGCTAATAGTCCTTGAGGCTGgagcattttctttttggttggtGAACATCTAATTTCCATTACAGGCTTGCCAAAGgttatttttagatattataAGTATGAATTTAACATTTTGAGAAACactttattattttactttttagttgGACATtggtgaaataaaataacaacttTGTTATGCTAAACTTTATCTGAAAAAAAGGGATTCTGCTAAGCTCATCTATGTAGGATTTCAGCCTCTTTCAGTTTGATGTCACTTTTGTAGGATTCTCAAATCCTTGAAATAGTCACTTTCtagttatatatttattaatttcttcctgttttgtttttttgtgcgAGTTGCCTTGATTATATGAATCCTAGGTTGTAGAAAAGTTCTTTCAATGAAATTTGTGGTAGAAATTGTAGAATCCTGTCTGTTTGACTAGATGTTTATATGCCATCTTGTATTCATGAAGTTGGCGGGATAAAGCTTGAAAAGAATTGATGGGTGTAGGCTTAATAGTGAATGCATGCAGGACCCCCTTGCTTATTGATATGAGATCATTACACATTCATCTTTCTATACTATCATTCCAATTACatcaaaataagcaatcaaactagttctttacaaagaaataaaatcaaggcCTATTGTTGCTAATTTGTTTTGGATGGtactttttgtttgaaaaatatgtgACACAAAGGGGAAAAAGTAAACAATTCAACACAGCTCAGCTGCATAAATTCAAAACCCTGATAAAGGAGGGTTGTGTCAAATCTCCAAGAACGTGAGTCGTCAATGCTACGTAGAAATTATACCTTATATGAAGTATGAACAATAAGGAAGGCTAAACAGTAAACAcataaataagaaagaaagcatTAGGTACTCTTCAACTTATTTGGAGAAATAACAAATAAGGAAGCTCAAGTAATAAGACTAGATAGAAATGTGTCCATAGACAAAGGCAGGTACATATATATCAATCCTGGGTGAGACATTATATGCCAGTAGAATTTACGGAGGTTCAAAGATATATCAAGAGATTAGCAAAGACTCTTGCCAAACATTTTGGTGCTAGGCTGTTGATTAATTCTCTTTTGTTGCCTGGTTTAAGCTTCTTTAATGTCTATGATTTTTGCTTTTAAATTAGAAATTTATCTttgttttcttgaaattttattACCATATCCTAAGCTACAAATTTCTTCCaagaactgtttttttttttttttttttttttttttttttttttttttcatatttgggTTAACATAAGCTCTAGGTTGAACggcaaattttcaattttgctggCATCTTAATacaaattcaattaattttatgaCTCTTGTCTATCAAACGTCATTATTTTGTGACACTTAATGTATAAATGACGTAAAagttttatgacattttttgtGTAAGCGTTACAAAATTATGTGGTTTACATAGTAAATGTCATAAACATTTCACAAAATTGGttattatatgaaatttctccCCTTTTTTAAACCTGTTTTCACCGCATGAAATATTTGCAAAATAACTTAATCGAAAACAAAATAAGTTGGACAAAATAATCTAATTAGATTGCTAAAAAATAGCTTCATCCAATGTTTCAactaaatccaaaacaaaaccatATGTACACAAAATGTTTCAAAATATGCAAACACCTAAAAGCAATGAACTCATAGTACCATTgtttcaaaataagcaaatacCTTAAAGCATTAATAAATCCGTGGTACCATTGCTTCAAttccttaattaaaaataaaaataaaaataaaaataaaaaaactgaaaaaagaccaaaaaacaTCATATTGTTTCGCTTGACGTTCTATTGTATATCAGGCTTGTTTTGCACCAATGAAATTCATCAACAGTTGCTCTAAATCCTACAATTAGGGTCAGGGAACAAAAAATGTAATCTCCAACGGCTCTAAACaaggtaaaaaaacaaaaacaaataatacgGACATGGAACACAAACAAACAGAGTTTATTGATGCAAACATAGAAATCAGTAATCAACCCTAGATCCACTTTTCAAcccgaaaaaataaaataaaataaaataaaaataaaaataaaaaatcaaagctaacgttaaaaaaacaatttaatattAATGTCGACAACAAAGAATATCATCatcaaaagagagatttttttggaACTCTTACAGGCACCAATTAAAATGCATCGCACATAATCATTTCATGTTATTCTTGCCCCTTGTACTTGCTAAAATATCAAGCATCAAAAGCCACAAAAGGCCATTGTGTAACTCTGTTATAAGCCTGCGCAATTGCATTTCCAATAAGCCTGCGCATGCCATTTTTGGTTTTGATAAGGATTTTTCAACCGAAGAGTTTGGGAACAGTTGGATCATCCTAAGTTTCAACCATCtccataatatataataataataataaagataagCTAAGTTAAGccattggaaaataaaaaattaagcaaccccacatccaaaaacaaaaaacttcacACAAATATATTATAACCCATTAAGCACATTTATCTCAATTATTAAAATCGACCATAATCCTACCAAACCAACAACAATGAAAGCTTTAAAACTAAAGCTTCGCAATAAGGATTAATATGAGATGTCAAAGCAAAAGATTCTACACCAAATTCTCATTACATATGTGTACTATTATTCTTTTATGCAATTCTGATATATACTGTGTGcatgtaagagagagagagagtttccctAAGCTTCATTAAAATCCATATTGGTCACACAACAAAGCACCATGTAATTGTAGTTAACCACAATTACATGGCATTAGAAAGCAATGATGCTCCACAAAAGCACTAGTCCGATATCGAACTCtttgaattttgtattaattcGATGCAATGGTCCAATAGATCGTGATACGATTGAAAGGATCAATTGAactctttaaattttatatcgTTTCAATGCACTAATCCGGTTAATTATATACAATATGTTGTGTACATAATAtatagagaaaacttcacttgcCACCCTTGATTTTTTATCACTCTTGCAATTATACTCTtccactttaaaaaaatatcaatttagatatccatctttcaatttgttttaaatttcatctcttcttgatcttttatcactctTGCAATCATATCATAAATGCgtaatttaaatgagacagatattttgttaacaaagtggaaactcaattaagagaaaaactattatggggcagctaaacccaagaattccactattcagaagacaaagctagtaacaaagcagtaacactcgcATATCATTATGTAGCGATCGTACTttgcactttgacacgtaacccaacgcgattgcttcccaaccaagtctcttacatgaatgggtcttcaatgaattCATTTAACTTATGGTTCcttcctaagctagacttcacacgaacaagtaATCACACACCAGCAACgcctagagagctagcagattttcacaatatctccttacacaccctctctaagttctagagaattcaataccgaaatttgtaaataatacatgcctaaagacctctatttataggcttaagaaGACCTAATTTAACAATGATTCGGAGTTCTCTTGGCGACGTCAGAATGAAAGCtaagagcgtccgaacggtgaactgtgcaaccacctttccataacgcgcttcacgcattgccatattaaggccgcgtccAGACAGTATTGCCCTAGCGTCTAGGCGGTTGCAAGTTGTCTTCTCGATCCGTGTCTGTATTGGAAATCCAAATTCTTCTTGAACTTTGACTGACGTCCAAACGGTGTTGtcctgtcgtccggatggttgcacgcTGAGTtgttcagaagcttctcgacacagatgGGCGTTCAGATGCATCAGTGGCCCATTTGGACTGAAACAAGGAATCCGACTTTTACTGTGTTGGAAAttgtacagaatcttcctggaactttGAAATTGCCTTcctgaagcttgtgacactgaaacttgtcataatgagaCGCTTTTTAAATTAgataaataaactctaaatatctgAATACTCTAAAATTATACGGCATTCCTGCTATAACAGCAAccttacatgatagtgattttgtcaacaaaataaagccaataaaactaacaattattattattatttttttgataagtaatgtcatTACCTTGACGATCGATGATTTTGCTTTTGCATCTCTAGGAACCCATCTTTTCTACCTAGCAAAtaactcattttttttcccatctttAATCAAGAAAATGCATATAATTCATTACAGCTCAGCTAAGCAGTATATGATATAGCCTATTCCCAACAACATTGAATCAGTTGCATAAATTCAAAACCCTGATAAAGGACAAGGAGGGTTGGGTCAGATCTCCAAGAACGTGATTCCTCAATGCTACTTAGAAATTATACCTTAAATGAACAATAAGGAAGGCTAAACGGTAAACCcataaataagaaagaaagcatTAGGTACTCTTCAACTTATTTAGAGAAATAACAAATAAGGAAGCTCAAGTAATAAGACTATTTAGACATGTGTCCATTGAGAAAGGCAGATAGATATCAATCCTGGGTAATTGATGATCATTTACAATTTCAAAGCTCTTATAAGTGTAGCGAACAAGGTTGAtatctgatttcaaaaaaaaaaaaaaaaaaaaaaaaaaaaaaaatcaaggttgATATCCTTTGATGCAACAACTTTAGCAGAGGACAGAACAGCAAGAGAACATCAGCAATAAGCACCACCCTCTTTCAATGAGATTCTTTAAATTGAATGATTATATCACAGAGTGAACAGATTATGTGTAATGCTCACATACTATCAATCAAAGGCAACTCAAGAAGCATCAACTGACTAAAGAACAAGTGAAAAACTCTTCAAAATTTAGGATTAAtagacattaaaaaaattagggttaaataccttattgatacttgagttttcaacttttttaaatttagtacctgagttttcatttgttttataggtggtacctgatTTTAGGGGTAAAAACTATTTTGATACTTCTATtacatttttcgtccaaattgaACCACCTCCTTAGCCAAAATGGGAGTGGCCAGCCACCCTCATGTGAGTGTTGCTTTGACTGAACAAAAGATTACAATGGCCAAGTATTTCGTTAGTTTAATcaagcttctttttcttttttctttttttaaattgtatatatatatatatatataaaagtttaatCGAGATTTTAGTATGATAACCAATTTTTAATATCAAACTCCATCAGCTGAACTAGCTAACACTTCCAAACCCAACTAATTAGGTAATTGGCTTAAGATAGAGAACAACCAcatccaaataataataataattattattattattattattattattattattttgtttctttctttaaaaataaaaaaaataaaaaatcaacaacatAATTTGAAGAAGATAATTTAATTACACGAAGGTTCTTGAATATATAAACAATCAGCATTATCATTTATATGAAGAAAAGAAGTATCAGCTTTACATTGCATGCCAAGCtatttcttttatctctctctctctctctctcttttctttctaatcAATGCAGAGAAACGGGGAAAAGggaaaattacaagaaaataaaactatagGTGACAAAGCCATCTTTAGAACAATTGGAAAAAAGTTAAGTAAATGACCCAACCCATGTAAGGAACCGGGACAACCAAAGAAGGCAATTAAAGTAGGCAATGTTTCGTaaacaaaacaaactacaaactAATAGGTGACAAGAAGGGACATGAACATCTCGAGACCCTTCAACCCTATTCGAATCCCCAATGCGGATGACAAAGAAAGGGGCATGACCCTTAAAATACCCTTCAACCTGGCCTACTCAAACCTTTGCAGGGTTAACAACACGATCATCAGTACTTGGTTGAGGATAACAAACATGACCGCCAGAAGTCGGTTGAGAGGGAGATATAACACTGCCAAACAAAGCTATTTCTATTATCATTATTGCAAACAAAGCTTTTATACTACCATCAAGCAAATGCAATTGTCCTTACAATCACTCTACCAAAACCCATCTTCATTTGCAAGGCATCAAATTCTACCTAGCTTCCTGGAATAggatctcttaaaaaaatagcattaaaagccccataagaaataaaatactTTACGAAATAGCATTCAAATGTCCccctaaaaaaggaaaaaagaaaacccttaaaaaattatcttttaattaatGATGGCATTATAGGGACGTAAATAAATCAGTCCGTTCGACAACCTACTTGATACCCAATTGGTTTAGCTTGATttgaactcgagctcgatactgtaaaAACTTGCttgttactgtagaaacccacTTGATTAGTACGTGATACATACCTGATTCGCTTGACTAAACTCGATAGAGGCTCGCGAGCTCAGCTTGTTTAAAGCTCAACTGGATCGCTCGCCCAGTTCGTTAGTCCGACTCGTTAGCTCATTCatatctctttatatatatataaacacacatatatcacatcacacatgattaacaatagttatatattatatttatattatagttacttagttatatagaatatattagatttattgtttgctcacattatatatatactatagtttatactctctagttatatataataacatattgttaatttgttacttataaactatagttatgtaactatattttataatatgcttTATATAGttgcatattatatatttatgttattaataaatgtatagaaATTGTTCATAAACTCGGGTTTGAACTCTGCTTTtatcacacattgaaaaatttaataacctaCCTTGAGCTTTAATTGAGCCGAGCTTTTCGAGTAACCCAGCTCGGCTCAAATATCATTCTCAACGAGCTCGAACTCGCCCGAATTTTAAACGAGCTGAGATTGAACACGCATTTCATAGCTTGGCTCGAACTCGAACTTGACTATttaagctcgactcataaacgagctaGTTTTGAAATCTTAAAATTCGACTCGACTTCGCTCAAGTACATCCCTAGATGGCAACATCTTAGTAGGTCAAACAtgttctaattttatttttttttttcatttttttttttttaactatctTGCATTTCAATAtatgcgaaaaaaaaaatgaaaaaaaaaaaggataaagaatatagttaaaaaaaaatgatagaattaaATGAACATCACCAAACTGTTAATCCATCTTAGTGGAGCAACTTCAAGAAGTGATGATACTGGTCAGCCACTTGAGTCTTTATTCCTTAACTAGAACAAATATCCTTTTGAATTCCTTTTGGTTCCCACAATGTCTTAATATCACTTTTGCCCAAATCTTGCAACTTCAATATTTAATAAAGCAATCAGATGATGATAATTATAATAAAGCAAACATAATTAAGTCAAGCAAGATCAAGACAATTTGCATGATCTCGCACAAAG
This DNA window, taken from Alnus glutinosa chromosome 5, dhAlnGlut1.1, whole genome shotgun sequence, encodes the following:
- the LOC133868917 gene encoding F-box/kelch-repeat protein At3g06240-like, producing the protein MVMAKELPEDLVIKILLLLPFVSLLRFKSVCKHWYALITNQNFIAKHVLHNKNCNTQLLLKTRDKANHDYVVSTISHETLQVSLTPLPPPYFGVNKEFHIVVVGSCNGLVCLHDCLALHDVIWNPATKETKVVSKSNLPRIVPAGYRTRIEGMEFGFDAKTNDYKIINFITISDPRLYFCSPSENGVIFHVEVYSLRADTWRKVDGPLCFLSIHHINPGIYINGMASWVAYGNGWEESFVLSFDMSDELFLKTPFPDTYSDGADKIFMLNELIAIPFIDEQGFKLSYDIWSLLKVGIKDSWTSLFTIGPFIQINDSLGFPFPLGFWKNYTIFIVNGQLVLYDPSTKQITNLQIHHHVDKEPIQLVTYMESLVSLEG